The following are encoded together in the Cohaesibacter gelatinilyticus genome:
- a CDS encoding methyl-accepting chemotaxis protein, producing MKTNLEAGKIQSEMVGQLYSFITNNRSLDDRAEKSWDAISRQMPSIMQSFYNDLSKNPGLSSKLGSNAAKVPSLVNAQLSHWEQILTSQVNGSFQDHSYKVGVAHVRTDLTLDWYLASYGRLMCDMIPEIVKNNRFSAKKLTESLQATISRFFLDMVLSSNAYHGTLEHMSSQENGVVNNLKNLQNLANSVIEINEISMDMAILSRNTQMAAENGQSISAAVTELVSSVEQLSETSEQTAQGASETHQTVSEGLSIMESVSDAIQNIASASSMTENSLHDLVSVSEQIGEFLSVIDNISNQTNLLALNATIEAARAGEAGKGFAVVASEVKNLATQAAKATEDISERINALSEGVRTIEGAVSGSRNAVETGMDAISGANQVIHNIGNQVANVSDRMQDVASILQQQTVASQEIAHSITGVADLSSQNEQTLSGMAATMQSSNDKFSSNASSWFDNQSAASLCEMAKIDHVLFTKRVVDTVTGRGEWRSDQVPDHHNCRLGKWYDNIQDPSLRRHPAFMALKEPHRIVHSVAIDTLKAKAAGDLDSAFAGLAKLEHASQQVIEKLDDFAVAVAKREAA from the coding sequence ATGAAGACCAATTTGGAAGCGGGCAAGATCCAATCAGAAATGGTTGGCCAGCTATATAGTTTTATTACGAATAACAGATCATTGGATGATCGGGCCGAAAAGTCTTGGGATGCCATTTCCCGCCAGATGCCATCAATCATGCAGAGTTTCTATAATGATCTCTCCAAAAATCCTGGCCTTTCCTCCAAACTGGGGTCCAATGCTGCTAAAGTCCCCTCTCTTGTCAATGCTCAACTCTCCCATTGGGAGCAGATTCTGACCAGTCAGGTGAATGGTAGCTTTCAAGATCATTCCTACAAAGTGGGCGTCGCTCACGTTCGTACCGATTTAACTCTGGATTGGTATCTGGCCTCCTATGGACGCCTGATGTGCGATATGATTCCGGAGATTGTTAAGAACAATCGTTTTTCTGCCAAAAAACTCACCGAGAGCTTGCAAGCTACAATTTCTCGCTTCTTTTTGGACATGGTCCTCTCATCCAACGCCTATCATGGTACATTGGAACATATGTCCAGTCAGGAAAATGGTGTCGTCAACAATCTGAAAAATCTTCAAAATCTCGCCAACTCTGTTATTGAGATCAATGAAATCTCAATGGACATGGCCATTTTGTCTCGAAACACTCAAATGGCGGCAGAAAATGGCCAATCCATATCTGCTGCCGTGACCGAGCTGGTTTCCTCCGTCGAACAATTGTCCGAGACATCCGAGCAGACCGCACAGGGCGCATCAGAGACACATCAGACGGTTTCTGAAGGCCTATCCATCATGGAATCGGTCTCGGATGCAATTCAGAACATTGCCAGCGCCTCCAGCATGACGGAAAACAGCTTGCACGACCTGGTCTCTGTCTCAGAGCAAATTGGCGAATTCCTTTCTGTTATCGATAATATTTCCAATCAGACCAATTTGCTTGCATTAAATGCGACCATTGAAGCTGCGCGCGCAGGGGAAGCCGGAAAAGGCTTTGCCGTTGTGGCCTCGGAGGTTAAAAACCTCGCTACGCAAGCAGCGAAAGCGACTGAGGACATTTCTGAGCGTATCAATGCGCTCAGCGAAGGTGTTCGCACCATTGAAGGGGCGGTATCCGGCTCTCGAAACGCGGTTGAAACAGGAATGGATGCCATTTCAGGCGCCAATCAGGTCATTCACAATATTGGTAATCAGGTGGCCAACGTTTCTGATCGCATGCAAGATGTCGCCAGCATCCTGCAACAGCAAACCGTTGCAAGTCAGGAAATTGCCCATAGCATCACCGGTGTGGCGGACCTGTCTTCCCAGAATGAGCAGACACTTTCCGGTATGGCCGCGACCATGCAGTCAAGCAATGACAAGTTCAGCTCCAACGCAAGCAGCTGGTTCGACAACCAATCTGCCGCCTCCCTTTGTGAAATGGCCAAGATCGATCATGTTCTCTTCACCAAACGTGTAGTCGATACCGTGACCGGGCGTGGCGAATGGCGCTCCGATCAAGTACCAGATCATCACAATTGCCGTTTGGGCAAATGGTACGACAATATTCAGGATCCTTCCCTGCGCCGTCATCCGGCCTTCATGGCTCTGAAAGAGCCCCATCGTATCGTTCATTCGGTTGCCATCGATACATTGAAGGCCAAGGCGGCAGGTGATCTTGATTCCGCCTTTGCAGGTCTGGCAAAGCTGGAACATGCCAGCCAGCAGGTTATTGAAAAACTGGATGACTTTGCTGTCGCCGTTGCAAAGCGGGAAGCAGCCTAA
- the hemB gene encoding porphobilinogen synthase, which translates to MDRSIHSSSFIDVSAITGGRRMRRNRKCDWSRRLVQENQLTVNDLIWPIFLIEGENAIQPVKSMPGVERYSIDNAVRAAEKAAKLGIPVVALFPNTPTELRDDEGSEALNSDNLTCRALRAIKKEVPEIGLMTDVALDPYTSHGHDGLLRDGIIVNDETVEQLTRQALVQAEAGSDIIGPSDMMDGRIGAIRQVLDGNGFTDTQIMAYTAKYASAFYGPFREAVGANTTLKGDKKTYQMDAANSDEALYEAELDIAEGADMLMVKPGMPYLDIVRRLKDQFSLPTFAYQVSGEYAMICAAGQNGWLDQDRAMWESLLAFKRAGADGILTYFAPTVAEALNE; encoded by the coding sequence ATGGATAGATCTATACATTCTTCTTCTTTCATTGACGTCAGTGCCATCACCGGTGGCCGTCGCATGCGCCGTAACCGAAAGTGCGATTGGTCCCGCCGTCTTGTGCAGGAAAACCAACTCACCGTGAACGATTTGATTTGGCCGATTTTTCTGATTGAAGGCGAGAATGCAATACAACCAGTTAAGTCCATGCCTGGTGTCGAGCGCTATTCCATTGACAATGCGGTCCGTGCTGCCGAGAAAGCTGCCAAACTGGGTATTCCTGTTGTGGCGCTCTTCCCCAACACTCCGACAGAGCTGCGCGATGATGAGGGATCGGAGGCCTTGAATAGCGACAATCTCACTTGCCGTGCTCTTCGCGCAATCAAAAAGGAAGTGCCAGAAATTGGCTTGATGACCGATGTGGCGCTGGATCCCTATACCAGCCATGGCCATGACGGTTTGCTACGCGATGGCATCATTGTCAATGACGAGACAGTCGAACAATTGACCCGCCAAGCTCTGGTTCAAGCAGAAGCGGGCTCAGATATTATCGGTCCTTCGGACATGATGGATGGTCGCATTGGAGCCATTCGCCAAGTCTTGGACGGCAATGGCTTCACCGATACTCAAATCATGGCTTACACCGCCAAATATGCTTCAGCCTTCTATGGACCATTCCGTGAAGCTGTTGGTGCCAATACTACCCTGAAGGGCGATAAGAAGACCTATCAAATGGATGCAGCCAATAGCGATGAGGCCCTTTATGAAGCGGAGCTGGATATCGCAGAGGGAGCTGACATGCTGATGGTCAAACCAGGCATGCCTTATCTGGATATTGTCCGTCGCTTGAAAGATCAGTTCTCACTACCGACCTTCGCCTATCAGGTCTCTGGGGAATATGCGATGATCTGTGCTGCCGGTCAGAATGGCTGGCTGGACCAAGACCGTGCAATGTGGGAAAGCCTTCTTGCCTTCAAGCGTGCTGGTGCTGATGGCATTCTGACTTATTTCGCGCCGACGGTCGCAGAAGCTCTGAATGAATAA
- a CDS encoding arginyltransferase, translated as MTRHSFNNPQFYLTAPQPCPYLSDQRERKIFTYMVGEDADNLNNSLSSGGFRRSQTIAYRPACENCQACLSVRIVVPLYKFSKNQRRILRRNKDLITQTSGPVATTEQYALFRDYLEARHDDGGMAAMGMGDYGAMVEDTHVNTQMIEYRLRHPDSGITGKGGELIGVALTDQLDGACSMVYSFFRPDMAERSLGTFIILDHIRRAIEEGWSHVYLGYWVKGSSKMDYKVRFQPMEFLGPYGWEQMK; from the coding sequence ATGACACGGCACAGTTTCAATAATCCGCAATTCTACCTGACTGCTCCGCAACCCTGCCCCTATTTATCAGACCAACGAGAGCGCAAGATCTTCACCTATATGGTTGGCGAGGATGCGGATAATTTGAATAACAGCCTGTCCAGTGGTGGCTTTCGCCGCAGTCAAACCATCGCCTATCGTCCTGCCTGTGAGAATTGCCAAGCTTGCCTATCCGTTCGCATCGTCGTACCGCTCTACAAATTCTCCAAAAATCAGAGACGCATCCTTCGTAGGAATAAGGATCTGATCACTCAAACAAGCGGGCCCGTAGCTACTACCGAGCAATATGCTCTGTTTCGGGATTATCTGGAAGCACGCCATGATGATGGTGGTATGGCCGCTATGGGGATGGGCGATTACGGAGCCATGGTGGAGGATACTCATGTCAACACGCAGATGATTGAATATCGCCTGCGTCATCCCGATAGCGGCATTACAGGAAAAGGAGGCGAGTTGATTGGCGTCGCACTGACTGATCAACTGGATGGGGCCTGCTCCATGGTTTATAGCTTTTTTCGACCCGATATGGCAGAACGAAGCTTGGGCACCTTCATCATTCTTGATCATATTCGCAGAGCAATTGAAGAAGGCTGGAGCCATGTCTATCTTGGCTATTGGGTCAAAGGCTCTTCCAAAATGGACTATAAGGTTCGCTTTCAACCCATGGAGTTTCTCGGCCCTTATGGCTGGGAGCAGATGAAATAG
- a CDS encoding endonuclease/exonuclease/phosphatase family protein, which produces MRTVFSWFRAFIDGSILLGLIVGSSLSALGLLAFIWPSFDILNQFQLLFLVLTVISSIATFLWPYYFPRLRAIAQWILLVPFISSIGVLAPDVTGSFTAPKMDITRVDTASTRALRIMSFNIYLENWDKEETAKSILIYDPDIVFLQEYAPNRYKNVQALKNRYPYQARCKYWRDCTLAILSKYPLSNIQNKKLASNNTRDDVHGRVLSATALVKGYKPLRLHTFHAEWPKPLGEQDLHFSRLDSYIRKDMKRYPDTILAGDFNSSSWSFTMRNFSDQLPLIRHSYFKPTYPTENLRVKRYLWLPAFLSLDHVFSSPSVPVFNLERGSASVADHHPLIADVLIFK; this is translated from the coding sequence GTGCGTACTGTTTTCTCCTGGTTTCGAGCATTTATTGATGGGTCCATTCTACTTGGGCTGATTGTGGGTAGCAGCCTATCAGCCTTGGGCCTTCTGGCTTTCATCTGGCCATCGTTTGATATTCTGAATCAGTTTCAGCTCTTGTTTTTGGTATTGACGGTGATTTCGTCCATCGCCACATTCCTTTGGCCGTACTACTTTCCGCGCCTGCGTGCCATCGCACAGTGGATTTTACTGGTTCCATTCATCAGTTCCATTGGCGTTCTGGCACCAGATGTGACTGGTTCCTTTACTGCTCCCAAAATGGATATCACCAGAGTAGATACAGCTTCCACCCGTGCCTTGCGGATCATGAGCTTCAATATCTATCTCGAGAACTGGGATAAGGAAGAGACTGCCAAGTCCATCCTCATTTATGATCCAGATATCGTTTTTTTGCAGGAATATGCGCCCAATCGCTACAAGAATGTACAAGCGCTCAAAAACCGCTACCCTTATCAGGCACGATGTAAATATTGGAGGGACTGCACTCTGGCAATCTTGTCGAAATATCCGCTCTCCAATATTCAGAACAAGAAGCTTGCTTCCAACAATACCCGTGATGATGTGCATGGCCGTGTTCTATCTGCCACTGCCCTGGTCAAAGGCTACAAACCTCTACGTCTCCATACTTTTCATGCTGAGTGGCCGAAACCATTGGGGGAGCAAGATCTGCATTTCTCCAGATTGGATAGCTATATTCGGAAGGATATGAAGCGTTATCCGGATACAATATTGGCGGGGGATTTCAATTCATCCAGCTGGTCTTTCACCATGCGAAACTTCTCGGATCAATTGCCCCTTATTCGTCATAGCTATTTCAAACCAACCTATCCGACGGAGAATTTACGAGTAAAGCGGTATCTGTGGCTACCAGCCTTTCTTAGCCTCGATCACGTCTTTTCCAGCCCCAGCGTTCCTGTCTTCAATCTTGAGCGCGGTTCTGCTTCTGTGGCCGATCATCACCCATTGATTGCGGATGTCCTGATTTTCAAATAG
- a CDS encoding threonine ammonia-lyase — MANQSHTSLPPAIPKLSDIQAAANEIEGALLNTPTLPAKKLADALGTDIFVKYENMQITNAFKERGALTKLLSLTQRQRQAGVIAMSAGNHAQAVAYHASRLGIPSTIVMPEFTPFVKVASTKAFGAKVILEGETVAEAGLAAERIADEHNMTFVHPYDDYDIIRGQGTIALEMLSAVPDLDCLVIPIGGGGMISGMAIAAKGIKPGIEIIGVETELYPTMHNELKQENLECGGQSLAEGIAVKKAGRLPALIAADLVSDIILVSEREIEQAINAFATHLKTMAEGAGAAGLAAIISQPERFAGRKVGLVLSGGNIDPRLLSSIMVRQLGRKQQIVGLRITIPDRPGVLGEISTVIGDLGGNVLEVDHHRTFLNVPVKGASIDITIETRDADHAQDIIKGIESKGHKVEHLNAPKK, encoded by the coding sequence ATGGCAAATCAATCTCATACTTCATTGCCTCCTGCAATTCCCAAACTCTCTGATATTCAGGCCGCGGCAAACGAGATTGAAGGTGCTCTTCTCAATACCCCTACGCTGCCCGCAAAGAAGCTTGCTGATGCTTTGGGGACCGATATTTTCGTCAAATACGAGAATATGCAGATCACCAATGCCTTCAAGGAACGCGGAGCCTTGACCAAATTGCTCTCGCTGACACAAAGGCAAAGGCAAGCAGGGGTTATTGCAATGTCAGCAGGCAACCATGCTCAGGCAGTCGCCTATCATGCCAGTCGCCTTGGAATTCCCTCAACCATTGTCATGCCGGAATTTACTCCCTTCGTGAAAGTTGCTTCCACCAAGGCCTTTGGAGCCAAAGTCATATTGGAAGGCGAAACAGTCGCAGAGGCAGGTTTGGCTGCCGAACGCATTGCAGATGAGCATAACATGACCTTCGTACATCCATATGATGATTATGATATCATACGCGGTCAGGGTACCATTGCATTGGAAATGCTGTCAGCAGTGCCGGACCTGGATTGTCTGGTCATCCCTATTGGAGGCGGTGGGATGATCTCTGGAATGGCAATCGCTGCAAAGGGGATCAAGCCGGGAATTGAAATCATCGGAGTTGAAACCGAGCTTTATCCCACCATGCATAATGAGCTAAAGCAGGAAAATCTGGAATGTGGGGGTCAATCATTGGCTGAAGGCATCGCAGTCAAGAAAGCAGGTCGCCTTCCTGCCCTGATTGCTGCAGATCTGGTCAGCGATATCATCCTGGTATCAGAGCGAGAGATCGAGCAAGCTATCAATGCCTTTGCCACTCACCTTAAAACAATGGCAGAAGGTGCAGGCGCCGCTGGCCTTGCTGCCATTATCTCTCAACCTGAACGCTTTGCGGGTCGTAAGGTAGGGCTGGTATTGTCGGGAGGAAATATCGATCCTCGTCTGCTTTCATCCATCATGGTACGTCAGTTGGGCCGCAAGCAGCAGATCGTTGGTTTGCGCATCACCATTCCTGACCGCCCCGGCGTGTTGGGTGAAATCTCCACTGTCATCGGTGATCTGGGAGGAAATGTTCTGGAAGTTGATCATCACAGGACCTTTCTGAATGTTCCGGTCAAGGGTGCTTCCATTGATATCACGATCGAGACCAGAGATGCTGATCATGCCCAAGACATCATCAAGGGCATCGAGTCAAAAGGCCATAAGGTAGAACATCTCAACGCCCCGAAAAAATGA
- a CDS encoding SLC13 family permease — translation MLTADLQMWLTFAVIGLTIIAYSIERFAIELTALGSLLILMVIFVGLPSAPRATDSMVTLDDLLAGFANPALLTVLALLVIGQGLFQTDALDAPAQLITRIAKKSRYLAFIGVYIAAAVISAFINNTPVVVMFLPIMTVVASNLRLSPSKVLMPLSFISILGGMTTIIGSSTNLLVAEAARKVGVLDLQFFDFTGIGMIMASVGAVYALLIMPRLLRKRESMTEEMSQTTGKQFIAQIPLTYGDRLVGQQAVAGMFPSLKDMTVRLVQRGESPLLPPFDNVTLQPGDTVVVAATRQALLVALKGGHNVTQETEVEEDEASQNAAMQQSDFTLAEVIVPPASRMIGQTIEQAGMRAKTNCMALGIQRRSRMPRMAMNDIRLEAGDVLLVGGRREFVEALRLSKDILLIELSTTDVPQRRYAPRALIIFLATAIAAATGFLPIATAALGGAFAMILGNCLNLRQAIRALDSRIFMLVGASLASAVALQKTGGAHFVASFVVDAMQGQPAPVLLSGLFLLVAILTNILSNNATAVLFAPIAISIATQTGLPVEPFVVCVILAANCSFATPIGYQTNLLVMGPGHYRFQDFLIAGIPLMLLIWITFSLVAPWYYGIAY, via the coding sequence ATGCTGACAGCCGATTTGCAAATGTGGCTTACCTTTGCCGTTATCGGGCTGACCATCATTGCCTACAGTATCGAGCGTTTCGCGATCGAGCTTACCGCGCTTGGTTCTCTTCTCATCCTGATGGTCATTTTTGTCGGTCTGCCTTCCGCACCACGTGCTACCGACAGCATGGTCACCCTTGATGACCTATTGGCTGGCTTTGCCAATCCTGCCCTCCTGACCGTTCTGGCACTTTTGGTGATTGGTCAAGGGTTGTTCCAGACAGATGCGCTGGATGCTCCAGCACAATTGATCACGAGAATAGCAAAAAAATCCCGCTATCTCGCGTTTATCGGTGTCTATATCGCTGCTGCTGTGATCAGTGCTTTCATCAACAACACCCCTGTGGTGGTGATGTTTCTGCCTATCATGACCGTTGTAGCCAGCAATTTGAGACTATCACCTTCCAAGGTTCTGATGCCGCTTTCCTTCATCTCGATCCTTGGCGGTATGACGACAATCATCGGCTCTTCAACCAACCTACTGGTTGCAGAAGCTGCACGTAAAGTAGGTGTGCTTGATCTACAATTCTTCGATTTCACTGGTATTGGCATGATCATGGCCAGTGTTGGGGCAGTTTATGCGCTGCTGATCATGCCTCGATTGCTCCGCAAGCGCGAGAGCATGACCGAAGAGATGTCGCAAACCACCGGAAAACAATTCATCGCCCAGATTCCGCTCACTTATGGTGATCGACTGGTCGGGCAACAGGCTGTTGCTGGCATGTTTCCAAGCTTGAAGGACATGACAGTCAGGCTGGTCCAGCGCGGTGAGAGCCCTCTTCTTCCTCCTTTTGATAATGTCACCTTGCAGCCTGGTGATACGGTTGTTGTCGCCGCGACGCGGCAGGCCTTGCTGGTTGCGCTCAAAGGCGGTCACAATGTGACACAAGAGACAGAGGTCGAGGAAGACGAGGCGAGTCAGAATGCAGCCATGCAGCAATCGGACTTCACACTCGCTGAAGTGATTGTACCGCCAGCCTCGCGGATGATCGGCCAAACAATCGAGCAGGCTGGCATGCGGGCCAAGACCAATTGCATGGCCCTTGGCATCCAGCGACGCTCTCGCATGCCGCGAATGGCCATGAATGACATTCGTCTGGAAGCTGGCGATGTGTTACTGGTCGGTGGGCGGCGCGAATTTGTCGAAGCATTGCGCCTCAGCAAGGATATTCTGTTGATTGAATTGTCAACTACCGATGTCCCTCAGCGCCGCTATGCCCCTCGTGCATTGATCATTTTTTTGGCAACAGCCATTGCCGCTGCAACAGGCTTTCTTCCCATAGCAACGGCAGCTCTTGGCGGAGCATTTGCGATGATCTTGGGGAATTGCCTCAATCTTCGACAGGCTATTCGCGCGCTCGATAGTCGTATTTTCATGCTGGTGGGAGCATCGCTGGCCAGTGCCGTTGCCTTGCAAAAAACCGGAGGGGCACACTTTGTTGCAAGCTTTGTGGTCGACGCCATGCAGGGACAGCCTGCCCCGGTTCTGCTCTCTGGCCTCTTTCTGCTTGTGGCAATTCTCACCAATATCCTGTCCAACAACGCAACAGCGGTTTTGTTTGCGCCTATCGCCATTTCCATTGCAACACAAACAGGATTACCGGTCGAACCTTTTGTGGTTTGTGTCATTCTGGCAGCCAATTGCTCCTTTGCCACGCCAATAGGCTATCAGACCAACCTATTGGTCATGGGGCCGGGTCATTATCGCTTTCAGGACTTTCTAATCGCGGGCATTCCACTCATGCTGCTGATTTGGATCACCTTCTCGCTTGTAGCTCCATGGTATTACGGGATTGCATATTAA
- a CDS encoding RDD family protein → MTNTSTAPVMNDRRHAYDPETLPALFDGVLSRRAIAFLFDVVFIAALVAGASVVVAILGVLTFGLGWLLYGILAPLVAITYTALTLGGSKASTLGMRIMGLEMRLWYGAKPYMLLALMHSLLFWFIHVAFTPLMLLVALFSKRGQLLHDMILGSIVVDRDALYHDQD, encoded by the coding sequence ATGACAAACACCTCCACGGCACCGGTAATGAACGACCGTCGCCATGCCTATGACCCGGAAACACTCCCGGCTCTGTTTGACGGTGTATTGTCACGGCGTGCCATCGCTTTTCTGTTCGATGTAGTCTTCATTGCTGCCCTTGTAGCAGGTGCTAGCGTCGTGGTCGCTATCCTTGGCGTCCTGACATTTGGTCTTGGTTGGTTGCTCTACGGCATTCTGGCGCCACTGGTTGCTATCACCTACACCGCTCTTACGCTGGGTGGTTCAAAAGCCTCCACTCTTGGCATGCGGATCATGGGTCTTGAAATGCGTCTCTGGTATGGTGCGAAGCCCTATATGTTGTTAGCGCTCATGCATAGCCTGCTTTTCTGGTTCATCCATGTCGCATTCACGCCTCTGATGCTGTTGGTGGCCCTGTTCTCCAAACGGGGTCAGCTGCTCCATGACATGATCCTGGGAAGCATTGTTGTTGATCGGGACGCATTATATCACGATCAGGACTGA
- a CDS encoding enoyl-CoA hydratase/isomerase family protein: MSSDISFEQRGCVGLITLQRVKALNALSHDMVKELAAKLGEWKGDDGIKAVILTSASEKAFSAGGDIRALYDGKGNPPFDFFWNEYRLNRAIFRYPKPYISLINGIVMGGGVGISVHGKYVVAGENIMFAMPEVGIGFFPDVGGTYFLPRMKGKVGTYLAMTGARLRQADCAALGFATHATSSENFDAIIDRIAQGEQVEAVLSSYNQLFEPTFDASALDIMNEAFSKPTVLEIVNSLKEKADGHSFAQKALKQLDGKSPTSIHVGLAQVLRGAKADFEECMALEYRIVHRILHEEDFYEGVRATIVDKDGAPEWNPAELESVDPAKIEAHFAPLENGELTFDEI, translated from the coding sequence ATGTCCAGCGACATCTCTTTTGAACAACGCGGCTGTGTAGGCCTGATCACTCTGCAACGGGTCAAGGCGTTGAATGCCCTTAGCCATGATATGGTCAAGGAACTGGCGGCAAAGTTGGGTGAATGGAAAGGGGATGACGGTATCAAAGCTGTCATCTTGACTTCAGCCAGTGAGAAAGCCTTCTCTGCCGGAGGGGATATCCGTGCCCTTTATGATGGCAAAGGCAATCCTCCCTTTGATTTTTTCTGGAACGAGTACCGACTCAATCGCGCCATCTTTCGTTACCCAAAGCCTTACATTTCCCTGATCAATGGCATTGTCATGGGCGGAGGTGTTGGCATATCGGTCCATGGCAAATATGTCGTGGCAGGTGAGAACATCATGTTCGCGATGCCTGAGGTTGGCATTGGCTTTTTCCCCGATGTCGGTGGCACTTATTTCTTGCCACGCATGAAGGGCAAGGTTGGCACATATCTGGCCATGACCGGTGCGCGCTTGAGACAGGCTGATTGCGCAGCTCTTGGCTTTGCCACTCATGCAACTTCTTCAGAGAATTTTGACGCCATCATTGATCGTATTGCACAAGGCGAGCAAGTTGAGGCGGTATTGTCCAGTTACAATCAGCTTTTCGAGCCAACCTTTGATGCTTCAGCGCTTGACATCATGAATGAAGCCTTCTCCAAACCAACCGTCCTGGAAATCGTCAATAGCTTGAAAGAAAAAGCAGATGGACATTCATTCGCACAGAAAGCACTCAAACAGCTAGATGGCAAGTCACCAACTTCCATTCACGTTGGGCTCGCTCAGGTTTTGCGAGGAGCGAAAGCTGATTTTGAAGAATGCATGGCGCTGGAATATCGAATTGTCCATCGTATTTTGCATGAAGAAGATTTTTATGAGGGAGTACGCGCAACCATCGTTGACAAAGACGGTGCACCGGAATGGAATCCAGCAGAGCTGGAATCAGTGGATCCAGCAAAGATCGAAGCCCATTTCGCACCGCTTGAAAACGGTGAACTGACATTTGATGAGATATGA
- a CDS encoding isobutyryl-CoA dehydrogenase encodes MDFALSEEQRAFQEMAADFAANEMEPYAKEWDEKSIFPVDTLRAAAALGFGGIYVKDDVGGSGLSRLDAAIIFEELSKGCTSTSAYISIHNMASWMIDTFANDEQRNKWLPSLCTMDKFASYCLTEPNAGSDAGALRTKAVRDGDHYVLNGSKAFISGGGVADVYVVMVRTGQDGPKGISCVVVEKDTPGLSFGAQEVKLGWKSQPTAQVNFEDCRIPAENLIGEEGQGFKIAMAGLDGGRLNIGACSLGAAQSCLDRAIDYMKERKQFGRAIAEFQALQFRVADMATELESARLMLHRAATLVDAKTPDATTQAAMAKRLATDAGFNIVNQALQLHGGYGYLRDYPIERYLRDVRVHQILEGTNEVMRLIISRDLFNR; translated from the coding sequence ATGGATTTTGCACTATCTGAAGAACAACGCGCCTTTCAGGAAATGGCGGCGGACTTTGCCGCCAACGAAATGGAACCGTATGCCAAGGAATGGGATGAAAAATCCATCTTTCCGGTCGATACCCTGCGTGCGGCGGCGGCACTCGGCTTTGGCGGTATCTATGTGAAAGACGATGTTGGTGGCTCTGGTCTATCTCGTTTGGATGCAGCAATTATCTTCGAAGAGCTCTCCAAGGGCTGTACCTCTACTTCTGCTTACATCTCCATCCATAACATGGCGTCTTGGATGATAGATACATTCGCCAATGATGAGCAGCGTAACAAATGGTTGCCATCTCTCTGTACAATGGACAAATTTGCCTCCTATTGTTTGACCGAGCCAAATGCTGGTTCTGATGCTGGAGCCTTGCGTACAAAAGCCGTGCGTGATGGTGATCATTATGTATTGAATGGCTCCAAGGCTTTTATTTCCGGCGGTGGGGTTGCTGATGTTTATGTTGTCATGGTTCGTACCGGGCAGGATGGTCCGAAGGGCATTTCTTGTGTTGTTGTAGAAAAAGACACACCAGGCCTTTCTTTTGGTGCACAAGAGGTGAAACTAGGCTGGAAAAGCCAGCCAACAGCACAGGTGAATTTCGAAGATTGCCGCATTCCTGCTGAGAACCTGATCGGTGAAGAAGGGCAAGGCTTCAAGATTGCCATGGCTGGCCTGGATGGTGGGCGCCTGAATATTGGCGCCTGTTCCCTTGGTGCAGCACAGAGCTGTCTGGATCGCGCGATCGACTATATGAAAGAACGTAAGCAGTTTGGCCGCGCCATTGCAGAATTTCAGGCCCTGCAATTCCGGGTTGCCGATATGGCGACCGAGCTGGAATCAGCCCGCCTGATGTTGCATCGTGCTGCAACACTGGTTGACGCCAAGACGCCTGACGCGACCACACAGGCGGCCATGGCCAAACGTCTGGCAACTGACGCTGGCTTCAACATTGTGAACCAGGCGCTGCAGCTACATGGTGGTTATGGCTATTTGCGTGATTATCCGATCGAACGGTATTTGCGTGATGTCCGCGTCCATCAAATCCTGGAAGGGACCAATGAAGTCATGCGTCTGATTATCTCACGCGATTTGTTTAACCGCTAA